From the genome of Nitrospirota bacterium, one region includes:
- a CDS encoding cysteine rich repeat-containing protein, with protein sequence MDARNQPRNMKIVWVLGTIVVLGLSLSALPMAFGESRPCADDIARLCKDVQPGKGGIARCLKEHENELSPSCKERIAVAKERRTEFRDACTGDVQQFCKDVQPGKGGIAKCLKQHENELSPACKGMVAQFKDRK encoded by the coding sequence ATGGATGCACGAAATCAGCCTCGGAACATGAAGATTGTGTGGGTTTTGGGAACGATCGTTGTGCTCGGATTATCGTTATCCGCGCTTCCTATGGCCTTTGGCGAATCAAGGCCGTGCGCGGATGACATCGCCAGGTTGTGCAAGGACGTACAGCCGGGCAAGGGCGGAATCGCACGATGTCTGAAAGAACACGAAAATGAGTTGTCTCCTTCCTGTAAAGAGAGGATTGCTGTTGCGAAAGAGCGAAGAACGGAATTCCGGGACGCCTGCACCGGTGATGTCCAGCAATTCTGCAAGGACGTGCAGCCAGGCAAGGGCGGCATTGCGAAGTGTTTGAAGCAGCATGAGAATGAGCTGTCGCCGGCCTGCAAGGGAATGGTTGCACAGTTCAAGGACAGAAAATAG